A genomic stretch from Pomacea canaliculata isolate SZHN2017 linkage group LG2, ASM307304v1, whole genome shotgun sequence includes:
- the LOC112557515 gene encoding bile salt-activated lipase-like isoform X2, which yields MCWQQLSELGGVDVSTMSEDCLFLNVFRPVATTTDSSRRDARPVFVYIHGGGFVSGSSSFYVPGQLVADGNIITVTLNYRLGAFGFLSSGDSRLPGNYALWDQQLAIRWVKDNIQAFGGDPNQITVGGESAGSISVAFQSLSPLSKGLFNRAIMQSGAATAGSTQRESLQQLLNLAREVRCPLPGSSLPSGGVSSDQDLLTCLRNVSPADIMTVKILGKSLIRAITEIVYAAVVDGEIIPKEPAAMLKDKEYLTQVGFYERDYLSGSLNNEGGVIYSSIQSMTGNVSLIVNPNIYDLDFVPFLTETRLGRRSSSAEEVVRFFYTFPRTSGATQLDMKQVLDTVGDVTFYVPGKEFARAIAGGQRSDRRNLAYFFDHYPTFVSGGQLGSLHGVDLIYEFDLTPSVFGNASLWNADDEYLRKVFIAMIAGFVQTGNPATALQSYLPGGWRDFDLRDESYLSLKPHALTIQQHLRGRAASLWIDLLPKLLDSDLSQRNHTSTHVPTLSELIG from the exons ATGTGTTGGCAGCAACTCTCGGAACTGGGTGGTGTGGATGTGTCCACAATGAGCGAGGATTGTCTTTTCCTGAACGTCTTCAGACCTGTGGCAACAACGACTGACTCTTCCCGAAG AGACGCACGCCCAGTATTCGTTTACATACACGGTGGGGGGTTTGTAAGCGGAAGTTCTTCGTTTTATGTCCCTGGTCAACTTGTAGCGGACGGAAATATAATCACCGTTACCTTGAACTACCGTCTGGGCGCTTTTGGATTCCTCAGCTCAGGAGATTCAAGACTTCCGGGCAACTACGCGCTGTGGGACCAGCAGCTAGCCATCAGGTGGGTCAAAGACAACATCCAAGCATTTGGAGGAGACCCTAACCAGATAACAGTCGGAGGAGAATCAGCAGGATCCATAAGTGTTGCTTTCCAAAGCTTGTCGCCTCTCTCTAAAGGACTTTTTAACAGAGCGATCATGCAGAGTGGAGCCGCCACAGCGGGGTCAACCCAGAGAGAATCTCTACAGCAGTTGCTTAATTTGGCTCGTGAAGTCAGATGTCCACTTCCTGGCTCATCGCTACCTTCCGGCGGTGTCTCGTCGGACCAGGACCTGCTGACCTGCTTGAGGAACGTGTCCCCAGCGGATATTATGACTGTAAAGATCTTGGGAAAATCATTAATCAGAGCAATAACTGAAATTGTATATGCGGCAGTAGTAGATGGAGAAATAATTCCAAAAGAACCTGCCGCCATGCTCAAAGATAAGGAATATCTCACACAG gtCGGATTCTACGAGAGAGACTACCTTAGTGGGAGTTTGAACAATGAAGGAGGCGTTATCTACTCGTCAATACAATCAATGACg GGCAACGTGTCGCTTATTGTCAACCCTAACATCTACGACCTGGACTTCGTTCCATTCTTGACAGAAACAAGGCTGGGAAGACGTTCATCATCTGCAGAAGAGGTGGTCAGGTTTTTCTACACCTTCCCGAGAACTTCAG GTGCTACACAGCTGGACATGAAGCAGGTACTCGACACTGTAGGAGATGTGACCTTCTATGTCCCGGGCAAAGAATTCGCTCGCGCCATAGCCGGCGGTCAAAGGTCAGACCGCAGAAATCTCGCCTACTTCTTCGACCACTACCCTACCTTCGTCAGTGGAGGGCAGCTTGGCTCCCTGCATGGAGTAGACTTAATTTACGAGTTCGACCTAACTCCTTCGGTGTTTGGAAATGCCAGTCTCTGGAATGCTGACGATGAATACCTGCGTAAGGTGTTCATAGCGATGATCGCAGGCTTCGTGCAGACAGG AAATCCAGCGACTGCCCTCCAGTCGTACCTACCAGGTGGATGGAGAGACTTTGACCTCCGTGACGAGAGTTACCTGTCTTTAAAGCCTCACGCCTTGACGATACAGCAACATCTTCGAGGACGAGCAGCCTCACTGTGGATTGACCTACTGCCTAAATTGCTGGACTCGGATTTGTCTCAGAGAAACCACACATCGACGCACGTACCAACCCTGTCCGAGTTAATCGGGTAG
- the LOC112558288 gene encoding bile salt-activated lipase-like, with protein MSALLFVVLLLMTTACNGEPDGQQTSPSPPPVVQTQLGAISGRMLTAKNGRQYEAFRGIPYARPPVGDLRFSKPQPHPAFDQGHFDASEFGKMCWQQLSERGGVNMSTMSEDCLFLNVFRPHEEMLPDQARRDLLPVFVYIHGGAFVTGSSSSYDPGQLVADGNIITVTMNYRLGAIGFLSSGDSRLPGNYGLWDQHLAIRWVKDNIQAFGGDPEQITVGGESAGARSVSLHSLSSFSKGLFNRAILQSGAATAGTTIQKHPLQNLQNLARDVRCPLPGSSLPSGGVSSDQDLLTCLRNVSPAELMTVGNSENTLARFALEIVYAPSVDEEFIAKDPVNMLKEKEFLTQVGFYDRDYLSGCVNNEGGIFLYSLGRALTGNMSLVLRPDLYDFDLVPFLTESRTGRNSPLVEEVVKFFYTFPRYPETTHLDLKQVLDTVGDAIYYVPVTEFARAVAGGQRSNRRNLVYFFDHYPAFIAGGRLGTLHGVDLFYEFDLSLSEIGNASLWNSDDEHLRQKFMAIIAGFVKTGNPATAVQSQLQDGWRDFDLGDESYLSIKPDSLTIHRHLRAQAASLWIDLIPSLLDPTYLQRKRTSSHVPTLSELVG; from the exons ATGTCAGCCCTACTTTTCGTGGTTTTGCTGCTGATGACCACCGCATGTAACGGCGAACCAGATGGTCAACAGACATCGCCATCTCCGCCTCCGGTTGTCCAGACTCAGCTGGGAGCAATCAGCGGAAGGATGCTGACTGCCAAGAACGGGAGACAATACGAAGCTTTCCGAGGCATTCCGTACGCCAGGCCACCTGTAGGAGACCTGCGCTTCTCGAAGCCCCAGCCTCATCCTGCTTTTGACCAGGGACACTTTGATGCCAGCGAGTTTGGAAAAATGTGTTGGCAGCAACTCTCTGAACGGGGTGGTGTGAACATGTCCACCATGAGCGAGGATTGTCTTTTCCTTAACGTCTTCAGACCTCATGAGGAAATGCTTCCGGACCAAGCACGAAG gGATTTGCTACCTGTGTTCGTTTACATACATGGTGGGGCATTTGTAACCGGCAGTTCTTCTAGCTATGACCCCGGTCAACTTGTAGCGGATGGAAATATAATCACAGTCACCATGAACTACCGTCTGGGCGCTATTGGATTCCTCAGCTCGGGTGATTCAAGGCTACCGGGCAACTACGGGCTGTGGGACCAGCATCTGGCCATCAGGTGGGTCAAGGACAACATCCAAGCTTTTGGAGGTGACCCTGAGCAGATAACAGTTGGAGGAGAATCAGCAGGGGCAAGAAGTGTGTCTCTCCACAGCTTGTCGTCTTTTTCTAAAGGACTTTTCAACAGAGCGATCCTGCAGAGTGGAGCGGCCACAGCAGGGACAACCATCCAAAAACATCCTTTGCAGAACTTGCAGAACTTGGCTCGTGATGTCAGGTGTCCACTTCCTGGCTCATCGCTACCCTCAGGGGGTGTTTCATCGGACCAGGACCTGCTGACCTGTTTGAGGAACGTGTCCCCAGCGGAACTGATGACTGTAGGGAATTCAGAGAATACATTAGCGAGATTCGCATTAGAAATTGTTTATGCTCCCAGCGTGGATGAAGAGTTTATTGCAAAAGACCCCGTTAACATGctcaaagaaaaggaatttCTTACCCAG GTGGGATTCTATGATCGAGATTACCTCAGTGGATGTGTCAACAACGAAGGAGGCATTTTTCTTTACTCTCTAGGAAGAGCACTTACG ggCAACATGTCGCTTGTCTTACGCCCTGACCTCTACGACTTTGACCTCGTCCCCTTTTTGACAGAAAGTAGGACTGGAAGAAACTCACCCTTGGTGGAGGAAGTGGTCAAATTTTTCTACACCTTTCCAAGATATCCAG AAACCACACATCTTGACTTGAAGCAAGTACTCGACACTGTAGGAGACGCCATCTACTACGTCCCGGTCACAGAATTCGCTCGTGCCGTGGccggaggtcaaaggtcaaaccGCAGAAATCTCGTCTACTTCTTCGACCACTACCCTGCCTTCATCGCCGGAGGGCGACTTGGCACTCTGCATGGAGTAGACTTATTCTATGAGTTCGATCTCAGTCTTTCTGAGATTGGAAATGCCAGCCTCTGGAATTCTGACGACGAACACCTGCGTCAGAAGTTTATGGCAATAATCGCGGGCTTTGTGAAGACAGG gaATCCTGCGACAGCAGTTCAGTCACAACTTCAAGATGGCTGGAGAGACTTTGATCTTGGAGATGAAAGCTATCTGTCCATAAAGCCCGACTCCTTGACGATTCATCGTCATCTTCGTGCACAAGCAGCCTCGCTGTGGATTGACCTCATTCCCAGTTTACTTGATCCCACTTACTTACAAAGAAAGCGCACATCCTCGCACGTACCCACTTTGTCCGAATTAGTCGGGTAG
- the LOC112557514 gene encoding bile salt-activated lipase-like — translation MSLLILAVLLLTATLCDGQQQRQQQRSPTPLPLLHNDSRYGDDEPQDVQNTVPVVQTQLGAISGRVQTAMNGKQYEAFRGIPYARPPVGALRFSKPQPHPAFDQGHFDAGEFGKMCWQQHSEQGTGDVSAMSEDCLFLNVFRPVATTDSSRRDVRPVYVYIHGGGFVGGSSSFFVPGQLVTDGNIIAVTLNYRVGALGFLSTGDSRLPGNYALWDQQLAIRWVKDNIQAFGGDPNQITIGGESAGSISVAFQSLSPLSKGLFNRAIMQSGAATAGTTIQREPLQQLLNLAREVRCPLPGSSLPSGGVSSDQDLLTCLRNVSPAEIMTVRILGKSLIRAAIEIVFAAVVDGEIIPKAPAAMLKDKEYLTQVGFYDRDYLTGTVNNEGGLFFSIAQSLTNNVFLLVNPDIYDVDFVPFLTEEWLGRRSVSAEEVVKFFYTYPRYSGVTQLDFKHVLDTVGDSIFYVPGKEFTRAIAGGQRSGRRNLAYFFDHYPAFAGGQVGTMHGTDLLYEFDMGRQNGWNADDDHLRKVFLGMIAGFVETGNPATALQSYLPGGWRDFDLRDESYLSLKPHALTIQQHLRGREASLWIDLLPRLLDSDLSQRNHTSTHVPTLSELIG, via the exons ATGTCGCTGCTAATTTTGGCCGTTTTGCTGCTGACTGCCACATTATGTGAcggacaacaacaaagacaacaacagagGTCGCCAACACCTCTTCCGCTTCTTCATAATGATAGTCGCTACGGAGATGACGAGCCACAAGATGTACAAAACACAGTTCCAGTTGTCCAGACTCAGCTAGGGGCAATTAGTGGACGAGTACAGACTGCGATGAACGGGAAACAATACGAAGCTTTCCGAGGCATTCCGTACGCCAGGCCACCTGTAGGAGCCCTGCGCTTCTCGAAGCCCCAGCCTCATCCTGCTTTTGACCAGGGACACTTTGATGCTGGAGAATTTGGAAAGATGTGCTGGCAACAACACTCGGAACAAGGTACTGGGGATGTGTCCGCAATGAGCGAGGATTGTCTTTTCCTGAACGTCTTCAGACCTGTGGCAACGACTGACTCTTCCCGAAG AGATGTGCGTCCTGTATACGTTTATATACACGGTGGAGGGTTTGTAGGCGGCAGCTCGTCATTTTTTGTCCCCGGTCAACTTGTAACGGATGGAAATATCATCGCCGTTACTTTGAACTACCGTGTGGGCGCTTTAGGATTCCTCAGCACAGGAGATTCAAGACTTCCGGGCAACTACGCGCTGTGGGACCAGCAGCTAGCCATCAGGTGGGTCAAAGACAACATCCAGGCGTTTGGAGGAGACCCTAATCAGATAACGATCGGAGGAGAATCAGCAGGCTCCATAAGTGTTGCTTTCCAAAGCTTGTCGCCTCTCTCTAAAGGACTTTTTAACAGAGCGATCATGCAGAGTGGAGCCGCCACAGCGGGGACAACCATCCAGAGAGAACCTCTACAGCAGTTGCTCAACTTGGCTCGTGAAGTCAGATGTCCACTTCCTGGCTCATCGCTACCTTCCGGCGGTGTTTCATCGGACCAGGACCTGTTGACCTGTTTGAGGAACGTGTCCCCAGCGGAAATTATGACTGTAAGGATCTTGGGAAAATCATTAATCAGAGCAGCAATAGAGATTGTATTTGCGGCAGTAGTAGATGGAGAAATAATTCCAAAAGCACCTGCCGCCATGCTCAAAGATAAGGAATATCTCACACAG gTCGGATTCTACGATCGAGACTACCTTACTGGAACTGTCAACAATGAAGGAGGACTTTTCTTCTCAATCGCACAATCGCTTACG aaCAATGTGTTTTTGCTCGTCAACCCTGACATCTACGACGTGGACTTCGTTCCATTTTTGACAGAAGAGTGGCTGGGAAGACGTTCAGTCTCTGCAGAAGAAGTTGTCAAGTTTTTCTACACATATCCGAGATATTCAG GCGTTACTCAGCTGGACTTTAAGCATGTACTCGACACTGTCGGAGATTCGATTTTCTACGTCCCGGGCAAGGAATTTACTCGCGCCATAGccggaggtcaaaggtcaggccGCAGAAATCTCGCCTACTTCTTCGACCACTACCCTGCCTTCGCAGGAGGACAAGTTGGCACCATGCATGGAACGGACTTACTTTACGAGTTCGACATGGGTCGTCAAAATGGCTGGAATGCTGACGATGACCACCTGCGTAAGGTGTTCTTAGGAATGATCGCGGGCTTCGTCGAGACAGG AAATCCAGCGACTGCCCTCCAGTCGTACCTACCAGGTGGATGGAGAGACTTTGACCTCCGTGACGAGAGTTACCTGTCTTTAAAGCCTCACGCCTTGACGATACAGCAACATCTTCGAGGACGAGAAGCCTCACTGTGGATTGACCTACTGCCTAGATTGCTGGACTCGGATTTGTCTCAGAGAAACCACACATCGACGCACGTACCAACCCTGTCCGAGTTAATCGGGTAG
- the LOC112557515 gene encoding bile salt-activated lipase-like isoform X1: MCWQQLSELGGVDVSTMSEDCLFLNVFRPVATTTDSSRRDARPVFVYIHGGGFVSGSSSFYVPGQLVADGNIITVTLNYRLGAFGFLSSGDSRLPGNYALWDQQLAIRWVKDNIQAFGGDPNQITVGGESAGSISVAFQSLSPLSKGLFNRAIMQSGAATAGSTQRESLQQLLNLAREVRCPLPGSSLPSGGVSSDQDLLTCLRNVSPADIMTVKILGKSLIRAITEIVYAAVVDGEIIPKEPAAMLKDKEYLTQVGFYERDYLSGSLNNEGGVIYSSIQSMTGNVSLIVNPNIYDLDFVPFLTETRLGRRSSSAEEVVRFFYTFPRTSGATQLDMKQVLDTVGDVTFYVPGKEFARAIAGGQRSDRRNLAYFFDHYPTFVSGGQLGSLHGVDLIYEFDLTPSVFGNASLWNADDEYLRKVFIAMIAGFVQTGNPATALQSYLPGGWRDFDLRDESYLSIKPHALTIQQHLRAKATSLWIDLLPRLLDSDLSQGNRTSTHVPTLSELIG; encoded by the exons ATGTGTTGGCAGCAACTCTCGGAACTGGGTGGTGTGGATGTGTCCACAATGAGCGAGGATTGTCTTTTCCTGAACGTCTTCAGACCTGTGGCAACAACGACTGACTCTTCCCGAAG AGACGCACGCCCAGTATTCGTTTACATACACGGTGGGGGGTTTGTAAGCGGAAGTTCTTCGTTTTATGTCCCTGGTCAACTTGTAGCGGACGGAAATATAATCACCGTTACCTTGAACTACCGTCTGGGCGCTTTTGGATTCCTCAGCTCAGGAGATTCAAGACTTCCGGGCAACTACGCGCTGTGGGACCAGCAGCTAGCCATCAGGTGGGTCAAAGACAACATCCAAGCATTTGGAGGAGACCCTAACCAGATAACAGTCGGAGGAGAATCAGCAGGATCCATAAGTGTTGCTTTCCAAAGCTTGTCGCCTCTCTCTAAAGGACTTTTTAACAGAGCGATCATGCAGAGTGGAGCCGCCACAGCGGGGTCAACCCAGAGAGAATCTCTACAGCAGTTGCTTAATTTGGCTCGTGAAGTCAGATGTCCACTTCCTGGCTCATCGCTACCTTCCGGCGGTGTCTCGTCGGACCAGGACCTGCTGACCTGCTTGAGGAACGTGTCCCCAGCGGATATTATGACTGTAAAGATCTTGGGAAAATCATTAATCAGAGCAATAACTGAAATTGTATATGCGGCAGTAGTAGATGGAGAAATAATTCCAAAAGAACCTGCCGCCATGCTCAAAGATAAGGAATATCTCACACAG gtCGGATTCTACGAGAGAGACTACCTTAGTGGGAGTTTGAACAATGAAGGAGGCGTTATCTACTCGTCAATACAATCAATGACg GGCAACGTGTCGCTTATTGTCAACCCTAACATCTACGACCTGGACTTCGTTCCATTCTTGACAGAAACAAGGCTGGGAAGACGTTCATCATCTGCAGAAGAGGTGGTCAGGTTTTTCTACACCTTCCCGAGAACTTCAG GTGCTACACAGCTGGACATGAAGCAGGTACTCGACACTGTAGGAGATGTGACCTTCTATGTCCCGGGCAAAGAATTCGCTCGCGCCATAGCCGGCGGTCAAAGGTCAGACCGCAGAAATCTCGCCTACTTCTTCGACCACTACCCTACCTTCGTCAGTGGAGGGCAGCTTGGCTCCCTGCATGGAGTAGACTTAATTTACGAGTTCGACCTAACTCCTTCGGTGTTTGGAAATGCCAGTCTCTGGAATGCTGACGATGAATACCTGCGTAAGGTGTTCATAGCGATGATCGCAGGCTTCGTGCAGACAGG aaatcCAGCGACTGCCCTCCAGTCGTACCTACCAGGTGGATGGAGAGACTTTGACCTCCGTGATGAGAGTTACCTGTCTATAAAGCCTCACGCCTTGACGATACAGCAACATCTTCGAGCAAAAGCAACCTCACTGTGGATTGACCTACTGCCTAGATTGCTGGACTCGGATTTGTCTCAGGGAAACCGCACATCGACGCACGTACCAACCCTGTCCGAGTTAATCGGGTAG